A single window of Streptomyces cathayae DNA harbors:
- a CDS encoding sulfite exporter TauE/SafE family protein: MPVSVMVALGLTGLVGGIGITAVGPGGVLPTIGLFTLTGLSPAEVAGTSIVTHVATGVLGTAAYTRSGQLREPGTRRVAGILAGTAVLGTPVGVLLNSLVSTRTFGVVLGVLVAVVAALVWHRERHRPAAAPARPSAPVVAGLGFVVAVVSGVVGIGGPMLTVPLLVALGVPVLESLASAQAQSIVIAGVGTVGYLAHGAVDWPLAALIGVPELAGVLLGWRIAHALPARSLKYALVVTLFALAPYLVLHG, from the coding sequence ATGCCGGTGTCGGTGATGGTGGCGCTGGGGTTGACGGGGCTCGTGGGAGGCATCGGTATCACCGCTGTCGGCCCCGGTGGGGTGCTGCCCACGATCGGGCTGTTCACCCTGACCGGCCTCTCCCCCGCCGAGGTGGCCGGTACCTCCATCGTCACCCATGTCGCCACCGGCGTGCTGGGCACCGCGGCCTACACCCGTTCCGGCCAGTTGCGCGAGCCGGGAACACGCCGCGTCGCCGGGATCCTGGCCGGCACGGCCGTGCTCGGGACTCCCGTCGGGGTACTGCTCAACTCCCTCGTGTCCACTCGTACGTTCGGGGTGGTGCTCGGTGTGCTCGTGGCCGTGGTGGCCGCCCTGGTGTGGCACCGCGAGCGCCACCGGCCCGCGGCCGCGCCCGCCCGCCCGTCCGCACCCGTGGTGGCCGGACTCGGGTTCGTCGTCGCCGTCGTCTCCGGCGTCGTCGGCATCGGGGGCCCGATGCTCACCGTCCCGCTGCTGGTCGCGCTCGGCGTGCCCGTGCTGGAGTCCCTGGCCTCCGCCCAGGCCCAGTCGATCGTCATCGCCGGGGTGGGCACCGTGGGCTATCTCGCCCACGGTGCCGTCGACTGGCCCCTGGCCGCCCTGATCGGCGTCCCGGAACTGGCCGGCGTGCTCCTGGGCTGGCGGATCGCCCACGCCCTGCCCGCCCGCAGCCTGAAGTACGCGCTCGTCGTCACGTTGTTCGCGCTGGCGCCCTACCTCGTCCTGCACGGCTGA
- a CDS encoding SAM-dependent methyltransferase: MSDPATTPGPAAHQKIDTSVPHSARIWNYWLGGKDNYPVDEEAGDAYTAVFPGIVTIARSSRAFLRRNITYLVSEAGIRQFLDIGTGLPTAENTHEVAQRIAPESRIVYVDNDPMVLAHARALLYSTPEGATSYVDSSVLDPERVLAAASETLDFSRPTALILSNILGHIADYDQARSIVTRLMDALPSGSYLSVNDGSRGVDPGFEQAQDGYNKSGAIPYNLRTVDEITSFFDGLELLEPGVVSVPLWRPEAETPDSALIAEHGGLARKP; this comes from the coding sequence ATGAGCGACCCTGCGACGACGCCCGGACCCGCTGCGCACCAGAAGATCGACACCTCGGTGCCGCATTCGGCCCGGATCTGGAACTACTGGCTGGGCGGGAAGGACAACTATCCCGTCGACGAGGAGGCGGGCGACGCGTACACCGCCGTCTTCCCCGGCATCGTCACCATCGCGCGCAGCAGCCGGGCCTTCCTGCGCCGCAACATCACGTACCTGGTCTCCGAGGCCGGCATCCGGCAGTTCCTGGACATCGGGACCGGCCTGCCGACCGCCGAAAACACCCATGAGGTCGCCCAGCGCATCGCGCCGGAGAGCAGGATCGTCTACGTCGACAACGACCCGATGGTCCTGGCGCACGCTCGCGCCCTGCTCTACTCCACCCCCGAGGGTGCCACCTCCTACGTCGACTCCAGCGTGCTGGACCCGGAGCGTGTCCTGGCCGCCGCCTCGGAGACGCTGGACTTCAGCAGGCCCACCGCCCTCATCCTCAGCAACATCCTGGGGCACATCGCCGACTACGACCAGGCCCGCTCCATCGTCACCCGGCTGATGGACGCGCTGCCGTCCGGCAGCTACCTCTCCGTCAACGACGGTTCCCGGGGCGTCGACCCGGGCTTCGAGCAGGCCCAGGACGGCTACAACAAGAGCGGCGCCATCCCCTACAACCTGCGCACCGTCGACGAGATCACGTCGTTCTTCGACGGTCTGGAGCTCCTGGAGCCCGGCGTCGTCTCGGTCCCCCTGTGGCGTCCGGAGGCCGAGACCCCCGACTCCGCGCTCATCGCCGAGCACGGCGGTCTCGCCCGCAAGCCGTGA